The DNA segment CCGCCAATACTCCGCACTGCATGGCGCTGAACATCAAGACGGTATGAAGGAGATGCAAGCTCTGGACCATAAAAAAACATCGACTTTCGCTCCAAACCCCACTCCCAACGCTCTCGAACGCCAAATCAGCCGTACAAAACCTTCTCCTCACATTGACAGCCAACCGGGTCTCATGCATAATGCCGGCCATGAAAGCCATGCTGCTCGATTCATATGGTGGATCTGCCACTTTCCGTCAGGCAGAGGTCGCCAAACCCCGGCTCCAACCAGGACATCTGCTCCTGCGTGTCGTCGCCACCAGTGTCAATCCCATTGACGTAAAAATTCGTACCCTGGGACTTCCTCTCTCCCCGGATCTGCCGGCCATCCTCCATGGCGATGTGGCTGGAATCGTCGAGGAAGTGGGCGTGGGTGTCAGCGGTTTCAGGTCCGGAGACGAGGTGTTCGGCTGCGTGGGAGGCGTTAAAGGCAGCGGCGGTGCCCTGGCCGAATATATCCTCGCCGATGCCCGCCTGGTGGCACATCGCCCGGCTTCCCTCTCCCTGGTGGAGTGTGCGGCCCTGCCGTTGGTGACCCTGACCGCCTGGGAAGGCATCATGGATCGGGCCACCATCCGCCCCGGCGATCCGGTCCTGATCCATGCCGGAACCGGCGGTGTCGGTCACATTGCCTTGCAGTTGGCCCGTCTGCGCGGGGCTGTCGTCACCACCACCGTCTCCTCCCCGGAAAAAGCCCGCATTGCCAAAGATCTGGGGGCCGATCACACCATCGACTACCGCTCAATCCCCGCCGCAGAGCTTGGACAGCACGCTCCGCAGGGGCAGGGTTTCGCTCTGATCTTCGATACCGTGGGTACGCAAACCCTGGATGCCTCGTTTCAGGCAGTACGCCTCGGCGGAACGGTTGTCACCTGCGTGGCCCGTTCCACCCATGATCTCTCCCCCCTGCATGCCAAAGGCATCACCCTGCACGTCGTTTTCATGCTCCTGCCCCTGCTCACCGGTCACGGACGTTCCCATCATGGCCATATTCTGCGCCGCACAGCCGCCTTGGTTGATGCCGGTCGTTTGCGCCCTCTGCTTCACCCCCGACAATTCTCCCTGGCTGAAGCCCAACAGGCGCATGCCGTGGTCGCCGATGGCAAAGCTCTCGGAAAGGTTCTCATCCGGGTTTAAGCTCCTCTGATCTGCCTTCCTGCTCCAGGCCTCTTGCAGATTTCCTCCAGAAAGATGTTCTTCCGAGTTTGGCCTCTTCCGAATCTGCCCCCTTGCTTCAGGTACCTTGCAGATTCCGGTTCGCTTCCGTCTGTCTCCCTGCTTCAGGTGCCTTGCAGATTCCGGTTCGATTCCTGTTGCCATAAGATATTATTGGCATCTTTTTTGCTTAAAATTTTATTCGATATTTTTGTGCAGGATTCTCCGGGCATTGTTGATTCCAAGCCAATAAACACATAAAACGATGGCCAATCGCCATCTTCAGGGAGATCATCTCATGGGTAGACAAGACTCGAAAATTGCCGATGCGATCCTGTTGCTGGCCAAGGATCTGTCCGATCCGCAAATCCTGCTGGCCAACCTTTCTCCTCGGGAACGTCTGCAACTGAGTCAGGGACTCGGCGATGCCTTCAACACCCTGGATCGGATTGACCAGGCATTTGCCGATTTTGAAGAACAGGGACACGGGCGCATGCTCCAGGACGGTTTCCACCTGC comes from the Magnetococcales bacterium genome and includes:
- a CDS encoding zinc-dependent alcohol dehydrogenase family protein; protein product: MKAMLLDSYGGSATFRQAEVAKPRLQPGHLLLRVVATSVNPIDVKIRTLGLPLSPDLPAILHGDVAGIVEEVGVGVSGFRSGDEVFGCVGGVKGSGGALAEYILADARLVAHRPASLSLVECAALPLVTLTAWEGIMDRATIRPGDPVLIHAGTGGVGHIALQLARLRGAVVTTTVSSPEKARIAKDLGADHTIDYRSIPAAELGQHAPQGQGFALIFDTVGTQTLDASFQAVRLGGTVVTCVARSTHDLSPLHAKGITLHVVFMLLPLLTGHGRSHHGHILRRTAALVDAGRLRPLLHPRQFSLAEAQQAHAVVADGKALGKVLIRV